The following coding sequences are from one Coleofasciculus chthonoplastes PCC 7420 window:
- a CDS encoding succinate dehydrogenase/fumarate reductase flavoprotein subunit translates to MREHDVIIVGGGLAGCRAALEIKRTDPKLNVALVAKTHPIRSHSVAAQGGMAATLKNVDAEDTWEAHAFDTVKGSDYLADQDAVEILTREAPDVVIDLEHLGVLFSRLPDGRIAQRAFGGHSHRRTCYAADKTGHAILHELVSNLRKNDVTVYEEWYVMRLILEDGQAKGVVMFNLLTTHLQVVRAKAVMFATGGYGRVFNTTSNDFASTGDGLAMSALAGVPLEDMEFVQFHPTGLYPVGVLISEAVRGEGAYLINSEGDRFMANYAPSKMELAPRDITSRAIALEIRAGRGVHPDGNPGGPCVYLDLRHMGKEKIMSRIPFCWEEAHRLVGVDAVYEPMPVRPTAHYSMGGIPVNTDGQVRSGPDGLVEGFFAAGESACVSVHGANRLGSNSLLECVVYGKRTGAAIAQYIQNRKLPDIDEQVYLNAAQNKINALLGQSGSLRIGQLRQNFQDCMTQYCGVFRTEALMQEGLNQLQQLKQQYQNIYLDDKGSCWNTELIEALELRNLMVVGEIILTSALNRQESRGAHSREDYPQRDDTNFLKHTLAYYSSAGIDLQYKSVAMTRFEPQERKY, encoded by the coding sequence ATGCGAGAACACGATGTCATTATTGTCGGCGGTGGTTTAGCCGGGTGTCGGGCGGCGTTGGAAATTAAACGCACTGATCCGAAGCTGAATGTGGCGCTGGTTGCCAAAACCCATCCGATTCGTTCCCACTCCGTTGCGGCGCAAGGGGGAATGGCGGCGACGCTGAAAAATGTGGATGCGGAGGATACCTGGGAAGCCCACGCTTTTGATACGGTTAAGGGTTCGGATTATCTGGCGGATCAAGATGCGGTGGAAATTCTTACCCGCGAAGCCCCCGATGTGGTGATTGATTTAGAACATCTGGGGGTACTCTTTTCCCGCTTACCTGATGGTCGCATTGCCCAACGTGCTTTTGGGGGTCATTCCCATCGCCGTACCTGCTATGCTGCCGATAAAACGGGTCATGCGATTCTGCATGAACTGGTAAGTAATCTCCGCAAGAACGACGTGACGGTGTACGAAGAATGGTACGTCATGCGGCTGATTTTGGAAGATGGGCAGGCAAAAGGGGTGGTAATGTTTAACCTCCTGACGACTCACCTACAAGTGGTACGGGCAAAGGCGGTGATGTTTGCCACTGGGGGCTATGGACGGGTGTTTAATACCACCTCCAATGATTTTGCCTCAACGGGGGATGGTTTAGCCATGTCCGCGTTGGCTGGGGTGCCGTTGGAGGATATGGAGTTTGTCCAGTTTCATCCAACCGGGTTATATCCGGTGGGAGTGTTAATTTCGGAAGCGGTACGAGGTGAAGGGGCGTATCTAATTAATAGCGAAGGCGATCGCTTCATGGCAAATTATGCCCCCAGTAAAATGGAACTCGCCCCACGAGATATTACCTCACGTGCGATCGCATTAGAAATTCGTGCGGGTCGCGGGGTGCATCCAGATGGGAATCCTGGAGGTCCTTGTGTCTATCTGGATTTGCGACACATGGGCAAGGAAAAGATCATGAGTCGGATTCCCTTCTGTTGGGAAGAAGCCCACCGACTGGTTGGCGTTGATGCCGTATACGAACCGATGCCCGTGCGTCCTACCGCCCATTATTCCATGGGTGGCATTCCCGTCAATACCGATGGACAGGTGCGAAGTGGACCCGATGGATTGGTTGAAGGGTTTTTTGCCGCCGGGGAATCCGCTTGTGTCTCAGTTCACGGTGCCAATCGCTTGGGGAGTAATTCCCTGCTAGAATGCGTGGTTTACGGCAAACGAACCGGGGCTGCGATCGCGCAATATATTCAAAACCGCAAATTACCCGACATTGATGAGCAAGTCTACCTCAATGCTGCTCAAAATAAGATTAATGCCTTGCTGGGTCAATCCGGAAGCCTACGCATCGGTCAACTGCGTCAAAACTTCCAAGACTGTATGACTCAATACTGTGGTGTCTTCCGCACCGAGGCATTAATGCAGGAAGGATTAAATCAACTGCAACAGTTGAAACAGCAGTATCAAAATATCTATTTAGATGACAAAGGAAGCTGCTGGAATACGGAATTAATCGAAGCGTTGGAACTGCGGAATCTCATGGTGGTTGGGGAAATCATTCTCACCTCTGCCCTAAATCGCCAAGAAAGTCGCGGTGCCCATTCTCGCGAGGATTATCCCCAACGGGATGATACCAACTTCTTGAAGCATACCTTGGCGTACTATTCCTCAGCCGGAATTGATTTGCAGTATAAATCGGTGGCTATGACCCGATTTGAACCCCAAGAACGCAAGTATTAA
- a CDS encoding diguanylate cyclase: protein MDTLTKLANRRYFDQHLHQEWHHLHIEQSPLSLILCDIDCFQTYNKIYGTAAGDECLQRIADCLRRCVKRTTDVVARYGGEEFAILLPHTNAMGAFQVAEKMREKIKSQGIEFKPPDPFNLPAPVVTVSFGVACLVDPHTDIDTLIMAANQALYLSKQQGRDRVTLSSV, encoded by the coding sequence ATGGATACTTTGACAAAGTTGGCGAATCGCCGTTATTTTGACCAACACCTTCACCAAGAATGGCATCATTTACATATAGAACAATCCCCCCTATCCTTAATTTTATGTGACATTGATTGTTTCCAAACCTACAATAAAATTTATGGCACAGCAGCGGGGGATGAGTGCTTACAACGCATTGCTGATTGCCTACGTCGCTGTGTCAAACGGACAACGGATGTCGTGGCGCGTTATGGGGGAGAAGAATTTGCCATTCTTTTACCTCATACGAATGCCATGGGAGCTTTTCAAGTAGCAGAAAAGATGCGAGAGAAAATCAAATCCCAAGGCATTGAATTTAAACCGCCTGACCCGTTCAATTTACCCGCGCCTGTTGTCACCGTTAGCTTTGGCGTTGCCTGTCTGGTTGACCCCCATACTGACATTGATACCTTGATTATGGCGGCAAATCAAGCCCTTTATCTATCGAAACAGCAAGGACGCGATCGCGTTACCCTGAGTTCAGTATAA
- a CDS encoding WD40 repeat domain-containing protein produces the protein LAFSPDSQTLASASQDQTVRLWQIDGTELAVLKGHQNGLWAAAFSPDCQMLASASLDSTIKLWTPKKTLLTFLQGHQDAVWGVDFSPDSQTLVSGSWDGAIKLWRRDGQVLKSFEGHDEAVFDVAVAPPVKANFPSENGRVNKKEKNQGKSKSIELLPTPELIIASASGDKTIKLWQSDGTLLKTLRKHSSGVYTVAFSPEGQLLASGSGDQTVKLWTGEGQLLKTLTGHTGIVFDVVFSPDGQLIASGGEDKTIKLWTRDGTLLNTLTGHDDSIRALAFSPDSQRLASASWDNTIKLWTRDGTLLATLDGHRDRVNGIAFSPDGRFLASASLDKTVKLWRDDGTLLVTLEAHGDRVYDVTFSPDGRTLASASVDKTIILWDLERTIDLNQIWAFGCDWVEDYLRTNVNVKEQDKKVCDNVRHP, from the coding sequence TTAGCATTTAGTCCCGATAGTCAAACCCTTGCTTCTGCGAGTCAAGATCAAACCGTTAGATTGTGGCAAATAGATGGCACCGAACTCGCCGTTTTGAAAGGGCATCAAAATGGACTCTGGGCGGCAGCATTTAGCCCGGACTGTCAAATGTTGGCGTCTGCGAGTTTGGATAGTACCATTAAACTTTGGACGCCGAAAAAAACCTTATTAACCTTTCTCCAAGGACATCAAGATGCGGTTTGGGGTGTTGATTTTAGTCCAGATAGTCAAACTCTGGTTTCTGGGAGTTGGGATGGTGCGATAAAACTCTGGCGACGTGATGGTCAGGTGTTGAAGTCTTTTGAGGGGCATGATGAAGCCGTATTTGATGTTGCTGTTGCTCCCCCAGTGAAGGCTAATTTTCCCTCTGAAAATGGCAGGGTGAACAAGAAAGAAAAGAATCAAGGCAAGAGTAAAAGTATTGAATTACTGCCAACCCCTGAGCTAATCATTGCCTCAGCGAGTGGAGATAAAACGATAAAACTTTGGCAGAGTGATGGGACTTTATTGAAAACTTTACGGAAACATAGCAGTGGTGTTTACACTGTCGCATTTAGCCCAGAGGGTCAGTTGCTTGCCTCTGGAAGTGGTGATCAAACTGTCAAACTTTGGACAGGAGAGGGTCAATTACTCAAAACCTTAACCGGACATACTGGAATAGTTTTTGACGTGGTATTTAGCCCAGATGGTCAGTTGATTGCTTCTGGAGGTGAAGATAAAACGATTAAACTTTGGACAAGGGATGGTACATTGTTGAACACTTTAACCGGACATGATGATAGTATTCGTGCCTTAGCCTTTAGTCCTGATAGTCAACGCCTTGCGTCTGCGAGTTGGGACAATACGATTAAACTTTGGACAAGGGATGGTACATTACTAGCCACCCTAGATGGGCATCGCGATCGCGTCAACGGTATTGCATTTAGTCCCGATGGGCGATTTCTGGCGTCTGCGAGTTTGGATAAGACGGTTAAGCTGTGGCGCGATGATGGTACACTCCTAGTCACCTTAGAAGCTCATGGCGATCGCGTCTATGATGTGACCTTTAGTCCCGATGGTCGCACCCTTGCCTCTGCTAGTGTAGACAAAACGATCATTTTGTGGGATTTAGAGCGTACCATTGACCTGAATCAGATTTGGGCGTTTGGTTGCGATTGGGTTGAGGACTATCTGCGAACAAATGTTAACGTGAAGGAACAGGACAAAAAAGTTTGTGACAATGTTCGCCATCCTTAA